In Rhodamnia argentea isolate NSW1041297 chromosome 11, ASM2092103v1, whole genome shotgun sequence, one genomic interval encodes:
- the LOC115735585 gene encoding DNA repair protein REV1 isoform X4, which yields MRSDTTPSTGPVNSSEGSKRSRDNSSGSTNPWSHGDSSGRGSDRRTTRTTKKEKKSSKQKTLGMAWGANSLSSSRSSFRSSPFSDFGSYMVEKNRKLQEQFHAEASTSSHSDSSSLKAIFHGVSIFVDGFTVPSSQELRGCMLKYGGRFENYFSRHHVTHIICSNLPDSKIKNLRSFSGGLPVVKPKWIVDSVAANKLLSWLPYQLDQLADNQPKLSLFFATKDGLLSNDVLADTVCQLHDIGDSSSKGRTLKDINSSEVGQSTEYGSPLSEEFGKENADVSVITKSINCTGECPGSCRTEPIDMDKEEMGMFREELKDSLSEPSTSAGNHPLDKTRTRSLPTSGVMKHPNKGHSTGEDPNFVENYFKSSRLHFIGTWRHRYRKRFPSSLNQVKCASFDLKAPDDSKKACVIHVDMVIFSSEAPETCLILLEIRFHLVDMDCFFVSVVIRNLPELHDKPVAICHSDNPKGTAEISSANYPARDYGIRAGMFVRDAKARCPHLVIFPYNFEAYTEVADHFYSILHKHCATVQAVSCDEAFLDVTDSEVQDPQLLASIIRREVFETTGCTASAGIAGNMLMARLATKTAKPNGQCYIPLEKVDEYLCKLPINALPGIGHVLEDKLKKRNIWTCGQLCMVSKESLQKDFGAKTGEMLWNYSRGVDNRMVSTIQESKSIGAEVNWGVRFKDAKDSKLFLVNLCKEVHLRLQGCGVHGRKFTLKIKKRRKDAQEPAKYMGCGDCENLSHTITVPVATDDIDVIQRITMQLFGSFHIDVKEIRGVGLQVSRLESVDASKQGLERNLLKSWLASTSANRDEQCDTNSVVKETIDIGPEGQNVAGVSSNLFPHLARNSNQVDDSPSDCKASLDRSVTRPALCHLDIEVIESLPPEVFSELNDAYGGKLVAFVSKGKGKSNSIADGEVRGSSPSKHSQQVVKGARDGAEVYFSGTNHVDRFQQDKQTEKPLLQETDLLCVSKPSYSSGGASVPSLMKTDLMPLSLSQVDCSVLQELPKELRDGILQQLPARRGQDVSLIAHFSGSADICQDNSNTESPDKSSRSVLRETELWIGNPPCWVDRFLVSNCLMLNSLAETYQRSGSPGRLSSVLQRFISEIPSHVDMTSNDWDDAISSLSELLKQYIKLKIEWDIEEVYICFHHIRRLAVKSKLFLQVQNTIFPYIQGTSAL from the exons ATGAGGTCCGACACGACTCCGTCGACTGGGCCTGTAAATTCCAGCGAAGGGTCGAAGCGAAGCCGCGACAATTCTTCCGGTTCGACGAACCCTTGGAGCCACGGCGACAGCAGTGGCCGAGGGAGCGACAGAAGGACGACGAGGAcgacgaagaaggagaagaagagcagTAAGCAGAAAACGCTAGGCATGGCCTGGGGCGCcaattctctctcctcctcgcGATCCTCCTTCCGCAGTTCTCCTTTCTCCGATTTCGGCAG CTACATGGTTGAGAAGAATAGGAAACTTCAGGAACAGTTCCATGCAGAAGCTTCGACTTCTTCTCACAGTGATTCAAGTTCTTTGAAAGCCATATTTCATGGAGTTTCTATTTTTGTGGATGGTTTCACTGTTCCTTCCAGTCAG GAATTGCGAGGCTGTATGTTGAAGTATGGTGGAAGATTTGAGAACTACTTCTCCAGGCATCATGTCACACATATCATTTGCAGTAACCTTCCTGACAGTAAAATAAAGAATTTGAG GTCCTTTAGTGGTGGACTTCCAGTTGTGAAACCAAAGTGGATTGTGGATTCTGTTGCAGCTAACAAACTATTAAGTT GGCTTCCTTACCAGCTCGACCAGCTTGCAGATAATCAGCCTAAGTTGTCATTATTCTTTGCTACTAAAGATGGCTTGCTGTCTAATGATGTTTTGGCCGACACAGTTTGTCAGTTGCATGATATTGGGGATTCATCTTCAAAAGGTCGGACTTTGAAGGACATTAATTCATCTGAAGTGGGTCAATCAACAGAATACGGAAGTCCACTCAGTGAAGAGTTTGGCAAGGAGAATGCAGATGTTTCGGTGATTACAAAATCGATTAATTGCACCGGAGAATGTCCGGGAAGTTGTAGGACCGAACCAATTGACATGGATAAAGAAGAAATGGGAATGTTCAGGGAAGAACTTAAAGACAGTCTCAGTGAACCTAGTACTTCAGCTGGCAATCACCCCTTAGACAAAACAAGAACGAGGAGTTTACCAACTTCTGGAGTCATGAAACATCCTAATAAGGGCCATTCAACTGGAGAGGATCCTAATTTTGTAGAGAATTATTTCAAG AGTTCGAGATTACATTTCATAGGAACATGGAGACATAGGTATCGCAAGCGGTTTCCTAGTTCTCTCAACCAGGTTAAGTGTGCAAGCTTTGATCTTAAAGCTCCGGATGATTCTAAAAAGGCATGCGTCATCCATGTTGACAtggtaattttctcttctgaagcTCCAGAAACATGTCTCATCCTATTGGAGATACGATTTCACTTAGTTGACATG GATTGCTTCTTCGTTTCAGTGGTCATCAGGAACCTTCCTGAATTACATGATAAACCTGTGGCTATATGCCACTCAGACAATCCAAAAGGCACTGCTGAAATTTCATCTGCAAACTATCCAGCTCGAGACTATG GAATTAGGGCCGGGATGTTCGTCCGAGATGCCAAAGCACGTTGTCCTCATCTTGTCATTTTTCCATACAATTTTGAAGCTTACACAGAG GTGGCTGATCACTTCTACAGCATATTGCATAAGCACTGCGCAACAGTGCAG GCAGTGAGCTGTGACGAAGCATTTTTAGATGTCACAGATTCAGAAGTGCAAGATCCTCAGCTTCTGGCTTCTATAATAAGAAGAGAGGTTTTCGAGACCACTGGATGCACTGCAAGTGCTGGTATAGCTGGGAATATGCTAATGGCTCGCCTAGCTACCAAGACTGCTAAGCCAAATGGTCAGTGCTACATCCCCTTAGAAAAG GTGGACGAATATTTGTGCAAGCTTCCTATAAATGCACTTCCTGGAATAGGACATGTTCTAGAGGATAAACTGAAGAAGCGAAATATTTGGACTTGTGGACAGCTGTGTATGGTGTCGAAG GAATCTCTTCAGAAGGATTTTGGTGCGAAAACAGGGGAGATGTTGTGGAATTACAGTAGAGGAGTAGACAACAGGATGGTCAGCACAATTCAG GAAAGCAAGTCAATTGGTGCTGAAGTTAATTGGGGTGTGAGGTTCAAGGATGCAAAAGAT AGCAAGTTATTTCTTGTAAACCTTTGTAAAGAAGTCCATTTGAGGCTGCAGGGATGTGGAGTTCATGGCCGGAAATTTACTCTTAAG atcaaaaagagaaggaaggatGCTCAGGAACCTGCAAAATACATGGGTTGTGGAGATTGTGAAAACCTCAGCCACACAATAACG GTTCCAGTTGCTACAGATGATATAGATGTTATTCAGAGGATAACAATGCAGCTCTTTGGATCATTTCATATAG ATGTGAAGGAGATTCGTGGGGTTGGCCTGCAAGTTTCCCGCCTTGAAAGTGTGGATGCTTCTAAACAAG GACTCGAAAGAAATCTCTTGAAGTCATGGCTTGCCTCTACCTCCGCAAATCGAGATGAACAATGTGACACCAACAGTGTGGTGAAAGAGACAATTGACATAG GTCCAGAGGGCCAGAATGTGGCTGGGGTTTCAAGTAATCTGTTTCCTCACTTAGCTCGGAATTCCAATCAAGTAGATGACAGTCCATCAGATTGTAAAGCTTCTTTGGATCGGTCTGTCACACGACCGGCCTTATGTCATCTGGATATTGAAGTCATAGAGTCACTCCCACCAGAAGTCTTTTCTGAGTTAAATGATGCTTATGGAGGGAAACTAGTTGCGTTTGTTTCTAAAGGCAAGGGCAAGTCTAACAGCATAGCCGATGGTGAAGTCAGAGGGAGTTCTCCATCCAAGCATTCACAGCAAGTAGTGAAAG GTGCAAGAGATGGAGCAGAGGTGTACTTTTCTGGTACCAATCATGTGGACAGATTTCAACAAGATAAACAG ACAGAGAAGCCTCTTCTTCAGGAAACAGATCTTTTATGTGTGTCTAAACCAAGCTACTCTAGTGGGGGGGCTTCAGTACCCAGTCTTATGAAGACAGACTTGATGCCGTTATCTCTGAGTCAAGTAGACTGCTCTGTGCTGCAAGAGTTGCCTAAAGAGTTACGAGATGGCATCCTCCAGCAACTTCCTGCCCGCAGGGGACAAGATGTCTCTTTGATTGCTCACTTCAGTGGAAGTGCGGATATATGTCAGGATAACTCAAATACTGAGAGTCCAGACAAAAGTTCAAGGTCAGTGCTGAGAGAGACTGAACTTTGGATAGGGAATCCTCCGTGTTGGGTTGATAGATTCCTAGTCAGCAATTGCTTGATGTTGAATAGCTTGGCTGAGACTTATCAAAGATCAGGATCACCTGGAAGATTGTCATCAGTTCTGCAGAGGTTTATTTCCGAAATTCCATCCCATGTGGATATGACCTCTAATGATTGGGATGACGCTATTAGCAGCTTGTCTGAGCTTCTGAAGCAGTACATTAAGTTGAAGATAGAATGGGATATTGAAGAGGTCTATATTTGCTTTCACCATATTAGAAG GTTAGCAGTGAAGTCAAAATTATTCCTCCAAGTTCAGAATACCATCTTTCCTTACATCCAA GGGACTTCAGCCTTATAG
- the LOC115735585 gene encoding DNA repair protein REV1 isoform X5: MRSDTTPSTGPVNSSEGSKRSRDNSSGSTNPWSHGDSSGRGSDRRTTRTTKKEKKSSKQKTLGMAWGANSLSSSRSSFRSSPFSDFGSYMVEKNRKLQEQFHAEASTSSHSDSSSLKAIFHGVSIFVDGFTVPSSQELRGCMLKYGGRFENYFSRHHVTHIICSNLPDSKIKNLRSFSGGLPVVKPKWIVDSVAANKLLSWLPYQLDQLADNQPKLSLFFATKDGLLSNDVLADTVCQLHDIGDSSSKGRTLKDINSSEVGQSTEYGSPLSEEFGKENADVSVITKSINCTGECPGSCRTEPIDMDKEEMGMFREELKDSLSEPSTSAGNHPLDKTRTRSLPTSGVMKHPNKGHSTGEDPNFVENYFKSSRLHFIGTWRHRYRKRFPSSLNQVKCASFDLKAPDDSKKACVIHVDMDCFFVSVVIRNLPELHDKPVAICHSDNPKGTAEISSANYPARDYGIRAGMFVRDAKARCPHLVIFPYNFEAYTEVADHFYSILHKHCATVQAVSCDEAFLDVTDSEVQDPQLLASIIRREVFETTGCTASAGIAGNMLMARLATKTAKPNGQCYIPLEKVDEYLCKLPINALPGIGHVLEDKLKKRNIWTCGQLCMVSKESLQKDFGAKTGEMLWNYSRGVDNRMVSTIQESKSIGAEVNWGVRFKDAKDSKLFLVNLCKEVHLRLQGCGVHGRKFTLKIKKRRKDAQEPAKYMGCGDCENLSHTITVPVATDDIDVIQRITMQLFGSFHIDVKEIRGVGLQVSRLESVDASKQGLERNLLKSWLASTSANRDEQCDTNSVVKETIDIGPEGQNVAGVSSNLFPHLARNSNQVDDSPSDCKASLDRSVTRPALCHLDIEVIESLPPEVFSELNDAYGGKLVAFVSKGKGKSNSIADGEVRGSSPSKHSQQVVKGWCFSHINLLLATFSLATN, from the exons ATGAGGTCCGACACGACTCCGTCGACTGGGCCTGTAAATTCCAGCGAAGGGTCGAAGCGAAGCCGCGACAATTCTTCCGGTTCGACGAACCCTTGGAGCCACGGCGACAGCAGTGGCCGAGGGAGCGACAGAAGGACGACGAGGAcgacgaagaaggagaagaagagcagTAAGCAGAAAACGCTAGGCATGGCCTGGGGCGCcaattctctctcctcctcgcGATCCTCCTTCCGCAGTTCTCCTTTCTCCGATTTCGGCAG CTACATGGTTGAGAAGAATAGGAAACTTCAGGAACAGTTCCATGCAGAAGCTTCGACTTCTTCTCACAGTGATTCAAGTTCTTTGAAAGCCATATTTCATGGAGTTTCTATTTTTGTGGATGGTTTCACTGTTCCTTCCAGTCAG GAATTGCGAGGCTGTATGTTGAAGTATGGTGGAAGATTTGAGAACTACTTCTCCAGGCATCATGTCACACATATCATTTGCAGTAACCTTCCTGACAGTAAAATAAAGAATTTGAG GTCCTTTAGTGGTGGACTTCCAGTTGTGAAACCAAAGTGGATTGTGGATTCTGTTGCAGCTAACAAACTATTAAGTT GGCTTCCTTACCAGCTCGACCAGCTTGCAGATAATCAGCCTAAGTTGTCATTATTCTTTGCTACTAAAGATGGCTTGCTGTCTAATGATGTTTTGGCCGACACAGTTTGTCAGTTGCATGATATTGGGGATTCATCTTCAAAAGGTCGGACTTTGAAGGACATTAATTCATCTGAAGTGGGTCAATCAACAGAATACGGAAGTCCACTCAGTGAAGAGTTTGGCAAGGAGAATGCAGATGTTTCGGTGATTACAAAATCGATTAATTGCACCGGAGAATGTCCGGGAAGTTGTAGGACCGAACCAATTGACATGGATAAAGAAGAAATGGGAATGTTCAGGGAAGAACTTAAAGACAGTCTCAGTGAACCTAGTACTTCAGCTGGCAATCACCCCTTAGACAAAACAAGAACGAGGAGTTTACCAACTTCTGGAGTCATGAAACATCCTAATAAGGGCCATTCAACTGGAGAGGATCCTAATTTTGTAGAGAATTATTTCAAG AGTTCGAGATTACATTTCATAGGAACATGGAGACATAGGTATCGCAAGCGGTTTCCTAGTTCTCTCAACCAGGTTAAGTGTGCAAGCTTTGATCTTAAAGCTCCGGATGATTCTAAAAAGGCATGCGTCATCCATGTTGACAtg GATTGCTTCTTCGTTTCAGTGGTCATCAGGAACCTTCCTGAATTACATGATAAACCTGTGGCTATATGCCACTCAGACAATCCAAAAGGCACTGCTGAAATTTCATCTGCAAACTATCCAGCTCGAGACTATG GAATTAGGGCCGGGATGTTCGTCCGAGATGCCAAAGCACGTTGTCCTCATCTTGTCATTTTTCCATACAATTTTGAAGCTTACACAGAG GTGGCTGATCACTTCTACAGCATATTGCATAAGCACTGCGCAACAGTGCAG GCAGTGAGCTGTGACGAAGCATTTTTAGATGTCACAGATTCAGAAGTGCAAGATCCTCAGCTTCTGGCTTCTATAATAAGAAGAGAGGTTTTCGAGACCACTGGATGCACTGCAAGTGCTGGTATAGCTGGGAATATGCTAATGGCTCGCCTAGCTACCAAGACTGCTAAGCCAAATGGTCAGTGCTACATCCCCTTAGAAAAG GTGGACGAATATTTGTGCAAGCTTCCTATAAATGCACTTCCTGGAATAGGACATGTTCTAGAGGATAAACTGAAGAAGCGAAATATTTGGACTTGTGGACAGCTGTGTATGGTGTCGAAG GAATCTCTTCAGAAGGATTTTGGTGCGAAAACAGGGGAGATGTTGTGGAATTACAGTAGAGGAGTAGACAACAGGATGGTCAGCACAATTCAG GAAAGCAAGTCAATTGGTGCTGAAGTTAATTGGGGTGTGAGGTTCAAGGATGCAAAAGAT AGCAAGTTATTTCTTGTAAACCTTTGTAAAGAAGTCCATTTGAGGCTGCAGGGATGTGGAGTTCATGGCCGGAAATTTACTCTTAAG atcaaaaagagaaggaaggatGCTCAGGAACCTGCAAAATACATGGGTTGTGGAGATTGTGAAAACCTCAGCCACACAATAACG GTTCCAGTTGCTACAGATGATATAGATGTTATTCAGAGGATAACAATGCAGCTCTTTGGATCATTTCATATAG ATGTGAAGGAGATTCGTGGGGTTGGCCTGCAAGTTTCCCGCCTTGAAAGTGTGGATGCTTCTAAACAAG GACTCGAAAGAAATCTCTTGAAGTCATGGCTTGCCTCTACCTCCGCAAATCGAGATGAACAATGTGACACCAACAGTGTGGTGAAAGAGACAATTGACATAG GTCCAGAGGGCCAGAATGTGGCTGGGGTTTCAAGTAATCTGTTTCCTCACTTAGCTCGGAATTCCAATCAAGTAGATGACAGTCCATCAGATTGTAAAGCTTCTTTGGATCGGTCTGTCACACGACCGGCCTTATGTCATCTGGATATTGAAGTCATAGAGTCACTCCCACCAGAAGTCTTTTCTGAGTTAAATGATGCTTATGGAGGGAAACTAGTTGCGTTTGTTTCTAAAGGCAAGGGCAAGTCTAACAGCATAGCCGATGGTGAAGTCAGAGGGAGTTCTCCATCCAAGCATTCACAGCAAGTAGTGAAAGGTTGGTGCTTTTCACACATAAATTTATTGCTTGCTACTTTTAGCCTGGCTACTAACTAG
- the LOC115735585 gene encoding DNA repair protein REV1 isoform X6, whose translation MRSDTTPSTGPVNSSEGSKRSRDNSSGSTNPWSHGDSSGRGSDRRTTRTTKKEKKSSKQKTLGMAWGANSLSSSRSSFRSSPFSDFGSYMVEKNRKLQEQFHAEASTSSHSDSSSLKAIFHGVSIFVDGFTVPSSQELRGCMLKYGGRFENYFSRHHVTHIICSNLPDSKIKNLRSFSGGLPVVKPKWIVDSVAANKLLSWLPYQLDQLADNQPKLSLFFATKDGLLSNDVLADTVCQLHDIGDSSSKGRTLKDINSSEVGQSTEYGSPLSEEFGKENADVSVITKSINCTGECPGSCRTEPIDMDKEEMGMFREELKDSLSEPSTSAGNHPLDKTRTRSLPTSGVMKHPNKGHSTGEDPNFVENYFKSSRLHFIGTWRHRYRKRFPSSLNQVKCASFDLKAPDDSKKACVIHVDMDCFFVSVVIRNLPELHDKPVAICHSDNPKGTAEISSANYPARDYGIRAGMFVRDAKARCPHLVIFPYNFEAYTEVADHFYSILHKHCATVQAVSCDEAFLDVTDSEVQDPQLLASIIRREVFETTGCTASAGIAGNMLMARLATKTAKPNGQCYIPLEKVDEYLCKLPINALPGIGHVLEDKLKKRNIWTCGQLCMVSKESLQKDFGAKTGEMLWNYSRGVDNRMVSTIQESKSIGAEVNWGVRFKDAKDSKLFLVNLCKEVHLRLQGCGVHGRKFTLKIKKRRKDAQEPAKYMGCGDCENLSHTITVPVATDDIDVIQRITMQLFGSFHIDVKEIRGVGLQVSRLESVDASKQGLERNLLKSWLASTSANRDEQCDTNSVVKETIDIGPEGQNVAGVSSNLFPHLARNSNQVDDSPSDCKASLDRSVTRPALCHLDIEVIESLPPEVFSELNDAYGGKLVAFVSKGKGKSNSIADGEVRGSSPSKHSQQVVKGARDGAEVYFSGTNHVDRFQQDKQTEKPLLQETDLLCVSKPSYSSGGASVPSLMKTDLMPLSLSQVDCSVLQELPKELRDGILQQLPARRGQDVSLIAHFSGSADICQDNSNTESPDKSSRSVLRETELWIGNPPCWVDRFLVSNCLMLNSLAETYQRSGSPGRLSSVLQRFISEIPSHVDMTSNDWDDAISSLSELLKQYIKLKIEWDIEEVYICFHHIRRLAVKSKLFLQVQNTIFPYIQASVGENYGGELNISLE comes from the exons ATGAGGTCCGACACGACTCCGTCGACTGGGCCTGTAAATTCCAGCGAAGGGTCGAAGCGAAGCCGCGACAATTCTTCCGGTTCGACGAACCCTTGGAGCCACGGCGACAGCAGTGGCCGAGGGAGCGACAGAAGGACGACGAGGAcgacgaagaaggagaagaagagcagTAAGCAGAAAACGCTAGGCATGGCCTGGGGCGCcaattctctctcctcctcgcGATCCTCCTTCCGCAGTTCTCCTTTCTCCGATTTCGGCAG CTACATGGTTGAGAAGAATAGGAAACTTCAGGAACAGTTCCATGCAGAAGCTTCGACTTCTTCTCACAGTGATTCAAGTTCTTTGAAAGCCATATTTCATGGAGTTTCTATTTTTGTGGATGGTTTCACTGTTCCTTCCAGTCAG GAATTGCGAGGCTGTATGTTGAAGTATGGTGGAAGATTTGAGAACTACTTCTCCAGGCATCATGTCACACATATCATTTGCAGTAACCTTCCTGACAGTAAAATAAAGAATTTGAG GTCCTTTAGTGGTGGACTTCCAGTTGTGAAACCAAAGTGGATTGTGGATTCTGTTGCAGCTAACAAACTATTAAGTT GGCTTCCTTACCAGCTCGACCAGCTTGCAGATAATCAGCCTAAGTTGTCATTATTCTTTGCTACTAAAGATGGCTTGCTGTCTAATGATGTTTTGGCCGACACAGTTTGTCAGTTGCATGATATTGGGGATTCATCTTCAAAAGGTCGGACTTTGAAGGACATTAATTCATCTGAAGTGGGTCAATCAACAGAATACGGAAGTCCACTCAGTGAAGAGTTTGGCAAGGAGAATGCAGATGTTTCGGTGATTACAAAATCGATTAATTGCACCGGAGAATGTCCGGGAAGTTGTAGGACCGAACCAATTGACATGGATAAAGAAGAAATGGGAATGTTCAGGGAAGAACTTAAAGACAGTCTCAGTGAACCTAGTACTTCAGCTGGCAATCACCCCTTAGACAAAACAAGAACGAGGAGTTTACCAACTTCTGGAGTCATGAAACATCCTAATAAGGGCCATTCAACTGGAGAGGATCCTAATTTTGTAGAGAATTATTTCAAG AGTTCGAGATTACATTTCATAGGAACATGGAGACATAGGTATCGCAAGCGGTTTCCTAGTTCTCTCAACCAGGTTAAGTGTGCAAGCTTTGATCTTAAAGCTCCGGATGATTCTAAAAAGGCATGCGTCATCCATGTTGACAtg GATTGCTTCTTCGTTTCAGTGGTCATCAGGAACCTTCCTGAATTACATGATAAACCTGTGGCTATATGCCACTCAGACAATCCAAAAGGCACTGCTGAAATTTCATCTGCAAACTATCCAGCTCGAGACTATG GAATTAGGGCCGGGATGTTCGTCCGAGATGCCAAAGCACGTTGTCCTCATCTTGTCATTTTTCCATACAATTTTGAAGCTTACACAGAG GTGGCTGATCACTTCTACAGCATATTGCATAAGCACTGCGCAACAGTGCAG GCAGTGAGCTGTGACGAAGCATTTTTAGATGTCACAGATTCAGAAGTGCAAGATCCTCAGCTTCTGGCTTCTATAATAAGAAGAGAGGTTTTCGAGACCACTGGATGCACTGCAAGTGCTGGTATAGCTGGGAATATGCTAATGGCTCGCCTAGCTACCAAGACTGCTAAGCCAAATGGTCAGTGCTACATCCCCTTAGAAAAG GTGGACGAATATTTGTGCAAGCTTCCTATAAATGCACTTCCTGGAATAGGACATGTTCTAGAGGATAAACTGAAGAAGCGAAATATTTGGACTTGTGGACAGCTGTGTATGGTGTCGAAG GAATCTCTTCAGAAGGATTTTGGTGCGAAAACAGGGGAGATGTTGTGGAATTACAGTAGAGGAGTAGACAACAGGATGGTCAGCACAATTCAG GAAAGCAAGTCAATTGGTGCTGAAGTTAATTGGGGTGTGAGGTTCAAGGATGCAAAAGAT AGCAAGTTATTTCTTGTAAACCTTTGTAAAGAAGTCCATTTGAGGCTGCAGGGATGTGGAGTTCATGGCCGGAAATTTACTCTTAAG atcaaaaagagaaggaaggatGCTCAGGAACCTGCAAAATACATGGGTTGTGGAGATTGTGAAAACCTCAGCCACACAATAACG GTTCCAGTTGCTACAGATGATATAGATGTTATTCAGAGGATAACAATGCAGCTCTTTGGATCATTTCATATAG ATGTGAAGGAGATTCGTGGGGTTGGCCTGCAAGTTTCCCGCCTTGAAAGTGTGGATGCTTCTAAACAAG GACTCGAAAGAAATCTCTTGAAGTCATGGCTTGCCTCTACCTCCGCAAATCGAGATGAACAATGTGACACCAACAGTGTGGTGAAAGAGACAATTGACATAG GTCCAGAGGGCCAGAATGTGGCTGGGGTTTCAAGTAATCTGTTTCCTCACTTAGCTCGGAATTCCAATCAAGTAGATGACAGTCCATCAGATTGTAAAGCTTCTTTGGATCGGTCTGTCACACGACCGGCCTTATGTCATCTGGATATTGAAGTCATAGAGTCACTCCCACCAGAAGTCTTTTCTGAGTTAAATGATGCTTATGGAGGGAAACTAGTTGCGTTTGTTTCTAAAGGCAAGGGCAAGTCTAACAGCATAGCCGATGGTGAAGTCAGAGGGAGTTCTCCATCCAAGCATTCACAGCAAGTAGTGAAAG GTGCAAGAGATGGAGCAGAGGTGTACTTTTCTGGTACCAATCATGTGGACAGATTTCAACAAGATAAACAG ACAGAGAAGCCTCTTCTTCAGGAAACAGATCTTTTATGTGTGTCTAAACCAAGCTACTCTAGTGGGGGGGCTTCAGTACCCAGTCTTATGAAGACAGACTTGATGCCGTTATCTCTGAGTCAAGTAGACTGCTCTGTGCTGCAAGAGTTGCCTAAAGAGTTACGAGATGGCATCCTCCAGCAACTTCCTGCCCGCAGGGGACAAGATGTCTCTTTGATTGCTCACTTCAGTGGAAGTGCGGATATATGTCAGGATAACTCAAATACTGAGAGTCCAGACAAAAGTTCAAGGTCAGTGCTGAGAGAGACTGAACTTTGGATAGGGAATCCTCCGTGTTGGGTTGATAGATTCCTAGTCAGCAATTGCTTGATGTTGAATAGCTTGGCTGAGACTTATCAAAGATCAGGATCACCTGGAAGATTGTCATCAGTTCTGCAGAGGTTTATTTCCGAAATTCCATCCCATGTGGATATGACCTCTAATGATTGGGATGACGCTATTAGCAGCTTGTCTGAGCTTCTGAAGCAGTACATTAAGTTGAAGATAGAATGGGATATTGAAGAGGTCTATATTTGCTTTCACCATATTAGAAG GTTAGCAGTGAAGTCAAAATTATTCCTCCAAGTTCAGAATACCATCTTTCCTTACATCCAA GCATCTGTTGGTGAAAACTATGGAGGAGAACTAAATATATCTCTGGAGTAG